The Erythrobacter sp. genome segment TGGCCAGCGGTACCAGCGCTTCCATCGTCAGCGTGGCTTCGTAGAACACCACATCGTTCGATCCGCCACGACCTTCGCGCCCGGTGTCGAGGTCGAATTCACCATCCTCGTTGAGGTCGGAAAAGCAGTCACCATCTTCTTCATCGTAGACACCGTCATTATCGTTATCGGTAACGAGTTTCTCCGGGTTGCCGATGCCGCTGAAGTCGTAGAAATTGCTCTGCGTAACTTCCAGCGTGTAGCCCGGCGTAGCGACAGGAGCGATCTGGCCTGTCATCGCGTCCTGCACCCGTTCTTCCAAGGTATCGCCTTCGCCGTTGAACTGCGGATTCTGCACCGACGCCGCGCGGGCGGCGTCGGTC includes the following:
- a CDS encoding pilus assembly protein; amino-acid sequence: MILRLRSQLPMGRDERGSTIVEFAFVAPPLILILLAGFDFGHRSYATAVLQGALTDAARAASVQNPQFNGEGDTLEERVQDAMTGQIAPVATPGYTLEVTQSNFYDFSGIGNPEKLVTDNDNDGVYDEEDGDCFSDLNEDGEFDLDTGREGRGGSNDVVFYEATLTMEALVPLANLLGGSSEYVLRAETAVRNQPWGSQATPPVVCGVAL